The genomic DNA CGCCGGCCGGAGACCGCAGGACAGAGATTGCGGGACGGAGATTGCGGGACGGAGATTGCGGGACGGAGATTGCGGGACGGAGATTGCGGGCCGTGATGTGCCCGGCCACTCCGGTTCCCTTCCCCCCCCGGTATGACGCCAAGATCCCACTCCACGGCCCCAGCGGATAGAGGCGCGACGCCAAGGTCTCATCGTCTCGGGACAGGGCGCGGCAGGGCGGTCAGCCAAGGGTCGAGCGGACGGGCGGTCAGCCAGAGGTCGTACGGCGGCGCCTGCCAATGCCGCTCGGCGGCTCATTCCTCCGGTGGGGTGGGCGTGCTGCGCACACGCATCGAGGGCGGGGGCGTGTCCGTGTCCTCGCCGATCGGGTCGGATCCACCGTCGGTCTGCCCGCTTTGCCCGGTCTGCCCGCCTTGCCCGGCCTGTTCGGTCCGCCCGGTCCGCCTGGTCTGCTTGGTTCGCCCGGCCTGCTCGGTCTGTGGCTCCGGCCGGGCCGCCGACTGCGGGAGGTTCTCCTCGCGATCGGCGAGCTCGACCCCGTGCGCCGGGTCCGGCGACGATCCGTCCGGCGCCTTCTTCGGGGTCTCCCCTGTCATCGCCGGAATCGGCTGAGTGTCGACGTCGCGGTCGCCGACCTCGCCCCTCCGCTTCCGGTCCTTCTTCTGGGAGGGCCCGGCGCTCCTCTGCGGGGGCTCCGCGCCCGCCTGTGAGGGTTCCGCGCCCGCGTCCCAGGTCTCCACCCGCTCGCTGACCCGGCCATCGGGCGCGGGCCGTTCATCCTGTGCCGCTTCGTCCTGTACGGCGGCGCGAGGGGGATGGACCAGCAGGTCCCCCTGACGGGGCCGGACCAGGTCTCCCCAGCGAACGGGCTTGGCCGGCAGCGGAGCGGGTTCGGGGACAGCAGCCGGTTCAGGCGTGGCGGGGCGCTCGGAGGACGCGGAGGCGGGGTGCTTGGCGGCCACGGGGCGCTCAGACGACGCGGAGGCAGGGCGCTCTGCGGCCGCGGGTTGTTCAGAGGACTCGGGGGCAGGGCGTTCGGCGGCCACGGGGCGCCCAGAGGACGCGGAGGCGGGACGTTCGGGGGCCACAGGACGTTCGGGAAGTTCCTCGACCTCCGGTGTCTCCGGAGCGGCTGTGGGACCGACCACCGGTACGCCTGACGGGAGGTCGTGATGCGGCGCCGACTCCAGCGGCGGAGCGGCCTGCGGATCGAGCACGACCTCGGCGTGGGAGAGCAGGACGGGCTGGGCGGGATCCGCCGCCGGGGGCACCGGCCGGACGGGCTGCACGGGGCGCACTGCCGGGGACGTGGGCCGGGCGGGATCCGCCGCCGGCCGCGCGGGCAGGCCGCGATGGGCCGGATACTCCGCAGTCGGCACCTCGGCCTCCGAGAACGGCACGATGTCGCGGACTCGGTCCGCCGCCACCGCGTCGGCGGCGGCTCGCCGGGCGGCGGCATGCTTGATCAGCAGAAGCCAGAGCCACAGGGCCATGGCCAGCATCACCCACGGGACCACGGCCACCACGACGGCCGCCTGCCGTACGTCCACGGTGGTCCGGGTGGCGGTGGCCACCTCGGCGGTGGCGGCGGTGAGGAACAGCAGGGTCAGGACCACTCCCGCCTGCAGGCGGGCCGGCCACCGTCCGCCCCGCAGCAGCAGGACGCCGATCATCGCGATGACGAGCAGTGCGTCGAAGGCCGCCGGGTAGAGGTACGCGAGTCTCCGGTCGGCCTCGCCGGTGATGGCGAAAGCGCGCAGGTCCTCGAAGGACAGCACGCACGCGGCGGCGGTGAGCGCGGCCACGCCGACTCCGGCGACGACGATCCCGGCACCGCGCAGGGTGCGGGCGAGCCGGTCCGGCCTGGCGGACGGGGGCAGGGGTGCGGA from Streptosporangium sp. NBC_01756 includes the following:
- a CDS encoding DUF2637 domain-containing protein, with the protein product MDAKSPAAADPVSRPSAPLPPSARPDRLARTLRGAGIVVAGVGVAALTAAACVLSFEDLRAFAITGEADRRLAYLYPAAFDALLVIAMIGVLLLRGGRWPARLQAGVVLTLLFLTAATAEVATATRTTVDVRQAAVVVAVVPWVMLAMALWLWLLLIKHAAARRAAADAVAADRVRDIVPFSEAEVPTAEYPAHRGLPARPAADPARPTSPAVRPVQPVRPVPPAADPAQPVLLSHAEVVLDPQAAPPLESAPHHDLPSGVPVVGPTAAPETPEVEELPERPVAPERPASASSGRPVAAERPAPESSEQPAAAERPASASSERPVAAKHPASASSERPATPEPAAVPEPAPLPAKPVRWGDLVRPRQGDLLVHPPRAAVQDEAAQDERPAPDGRVSERVETWDAGAEPSQAGAEPPQRSAGPSQKKDRKRRGEVGDRDVDTQPIPAMTGETPKKAPDGSSPDPAHGVELADREENLPQSAARPEPQTEQAGRTKQTRRTGRTEQAGQGGQTGQSGQTDGGSDPIGEDTDTPPPSMRVRSTPTPPEE